The nucleotide window TTTTAGCTGAAATATAACCACCAGAAGCACCACCAAGTGCCTTACCAAGAGTACCAGTCATAACATCAATTCGACCTTCAACCCCACAGTATTCTGGTGTGCCACGCCCATTCTTGCCCGTGAATCCAGTTGCATGTGAATCATCAACCAATACTAAAGCGTTATATTTATCAGCCAAATCACAGATTGATTTAAGGTCGGCAATGATACCATCCATTGAGAAAACACCATCGGTAGCAATCATTTTAAATCTAGCACCGGCAGCATCGGCAGCTTTCAATTGTTCTTCCAGATCTTGCATGTTGTTGTTTTTATAACGGAAACGCTTAGCCTTACATAAGCGCACACCATCGATAATTGAAGCATGATTTAATTCATCAGAAATAATCGCATCTTCAGCCCCAAGCATAGTTTCAAAAACGCCACCATTGGCATCAAAGCATGAGCTAAATAAAATTGTATCTTCAAAGCCAAGAAACTTACTAATTGCTGCTTCCAAGTCTTTATGAATCTGATTAGTACCGCAAATAAAGCGAACTGATGCCATTCCATAGCCATATTTATCAAGAGCTTTTTTTGAGCTAGCAATAACATCAGCATCGTCAGCCAAACCAAGATAGTTATTGGCACAGAAATTCAATAATTCTTTACCATCTTTGAGTATCACACGAGGGTTTTGCGGATTTACAATAATACGCTCATGTTTAAAAAGCTTGTTTTCAGTGATTTCTTGGATTTGATTATCAATATGCTCATAATATTTGTGATTCATTCTAGCCCTTTCTGGTAAAAAATAAATAACCCCAAAATTATACTAGTTTTACTGATTTGATACCAAGCTGCGCCGCACCATAAGAGTAATGGCTAAGTCAGATTTTATGATAAGAAGTTTTTTAGTGAAGAAAAATTTTCTTTGGTAGGCTTAGGTAAAAATTTTATTGTCAATTAGAATATAATTATCTAATCCTTAGCATCAAGGATTAGATAATTGGTTAAAAGAGTTAATGGCTAGATTTTTTATCTGTTTTTTCCTGATGTCGTTTGGCAATAACCTCAGCAACATCATCAAGCGACAATCCTTGTGCATGCAATAGGATCAAAGAGTGGTATAAAAGATCTGTCATCTCACCAAGATATTCTTCCCGGCTTTCTGCCAAAGCAGCAATTACCACTTCCACCGCTTCTTCACCAACTTTCTGAGCGACTTTATTCAGTCCACGACTAATTAACTTATGCGTATAGCTATTCTCGCTTGGATTTTTTATTCGTTCCTGAATTACCTTATCTAGCAAGCCTAGGTATGATAATCCCGGAGTTTTCTGGCTATTAAAGCATGAAACACTTCCAGTATGACAAGTTGGACCACAAGGAGTCGCCATTACTAGTATAGTATCATTATCACAATCAATAAATATATCATCAAGTAAAAGATAATTCTCGCTAGTTTCACCTTTTACCCATAGCCGTTCTTTACTGCGGCTATAGAAAGTTACTTTCTTGGTCGTTAAGGTTTCTTGCAGGGATTCTTTATTCATATAGCCAAGCATCAATACCTGTAGCGTAGCATTATCTTGAATAACTGCCGGGATAAGTCCATCTGCCGATTTTGAAAAATCTATACTATCCAGATTTTCAATCATTGTCGTACCTCAATATCATTCTGTGCCAAATAATCTTTAAGTTCAGGAATCGTCATCATTCCTTTATGAAATACTGATGCAGCAAGACCACCAGTTGCACGTGTTTGTGTAAATAGATCAAGAAAATGAGACATTTCTCCAGCACCACCGGATGCAACCACTGGCACGTTTACTGTTTCCGCAAGTAGCTTTGTCTGCACTAAATCATAACCTTTGCGAACTCCATCTTGATTCATGCAATTAAGAACTATTTCACCCGCTCCCCGATGAACTACTTCACGCGCCCACTCAAGAGTACTGCGTCTTGACTTAACCGTCTTTTTTTCATCACCTGTATACTGCAAAACCTGATATTCTCCCTCTGTTTCCCAGCTATCAATTCCGATAACCACACATTGTGAGCCAAATCTTTTTGCTAGTTCTTCAATTAATTGAGGATTTTCCAAAGCTGGAGAATTAATCGAGACTTTATCCGCACCATTCGCAAGTACTTCTTCAGCCATTGCCAAGGAACGAATCCCACCAGCTACACAAAATGGAATATTTATCTGATTGGCAACTTCTTTTACCCACTGCCGATCAGTATTTTTATCATCACTACTAGCAGTAATCGCATAAAACACCAACTCATCAGCACCAGCATCTGAATAGCGTTTGGCTAATTCAAGAATATCACCAACAACTTCATGATTGCGGAACTGAACACCTTTAACTACTTGCCCATCTCTAACGTCAAGACAGGGAATAATACGTTTCTTTAACATAATAGTAATCTAGATAATAAATAATCGCGATTATAGCATAGGTAAAGGTAAAATTTTACTAGGAGGTTAGCTTGGGATGGTTATACTTTTTTCGATTAGTTAATAACTTCTCTGCTTCAGTGGATTATACAAATGTCCTAAGTGGCGCTATTATTAGTGATTTTTTACTTACTCACAAAAGCTGTGGATATGTTTGTGGATAACTTTTTAAACAATACTCTAAAACCATTGGGGTAAGTGGTTTTTGTAGATATTTCAACGCCGAATTGTGCGTGTAATTCATAATTAATACAGTATGTTAAATGAAGTCAATAGAGAAAATAATTTAATTTTTTTCTTGACTTTATTTCGGTGGATAACTTGTTAGGGATTACAAGGATTTTGAGCCAGTTTTATATTTTTGAATAACTGTTTTTCATTATTTTCTAGCTTATATTGCGTACCAATAATTGTTTGTTGATTTGAAATATATTGGTACGCTAGATTAATTTATCAAAATAGTTTTGATGGTATCAGATACTTTTATGTGGTTTTATTTTACCGTAAGAGGAACAAATATTGTTGCCCATTGTTGCCCGTCGGTACGCAAAATTTTTAGTGCAATTGTTTGTCCACCTTGATAGCGAGCAACAATTTTTAATAACTGCTCAACTGAAATAACTGGAGCATTCGCTACCCCAATAATGATATCACCAGGTGAAACCCCGGCAAATTGAGCATCGCCATTTACTGATTGAACCACCACCCCACCAGATAATTTATTTCCTAACTGCTTTAATTGACTACTTGATAACTGACTTACAACAAGCCCTAATTTATCAATTTGCTTTGGCTGTTTTGAATTATTAGCAACTGGAGCACTGCCATTATTCGCATCTGGAGCTGCCATAGTTGTTGCCGTGATATTGATCGTTTTATTATTACGCCATACTACAAGATCAACCTGCTTATCTGGACCAAGATTACTAACCACCTGCGGCAATATCGCCGTATCAGTAACATCCTGACCATTAACTTTAAGAATTACATCGCCAACTTGAATGCCGGCTTTCTCCGCGGCTGACCCAGCATCAACTCCATTTACCAATGCACCAGTTGCCTTACTTAAACCAAATGAAGCCGCCAATTCATCGGTAACTGGCTGTACCGCAATACCCAAGCGTCCATGTACGACTTTACCAGTTGCTTTTAATTGATTAGCAATTCTCATCGCATAGTCAATTGGAATTGAGAAAGAGATTCCCATATAGCCGCCGCTTTTACTATAGATTTGCGAATTGATACCGACTACTTCACCATCTAGATTAATCAATGGTCCACCAGAGTTGCCCGGATTTATCGGTACATCAGACTGGATAAATGGGACGGTACTATCATCCGGTAAATTCCGCGAAAGCGCAGAAACTATACCTTGAGTAATGGTATTTTCAAGTCCAAAAGGCGAACCAATCGCAAGTACCCAGTTCCCTGGTTTTAGCTGATTTGGATCACCAATCTTCACCGCTGGTAATCCACTTGCTGCTATTTTCACAACGGCAACGTCTGTTGATAAGTCATAACCAACTACTTTTGCCTTAAATTCACGCTTATCACTTAATTTAACTGTTACCATATCCGCATTAGCAACCACATGTGCATTAGTTAAGATATATCCATCCGAGGAAATTACAAATCCTGAACCTAAGCCGCGCTGCTTATATTTTTGCTGCTGGGGTGGTAACATACGCTTGAAAAAATAATCAAACATTGGATCCCCAGTACTGCCAAATGAATTTTGTGGTTGAACAACTTGGGTTACATTAATATTAACAACTGATTTGCCAACACTATCATAGATTCCAGAAAAATCTGGCATACTTTGACTAAGCGAGCTGGTTGCCGCAAATGAATACTCTGGAGTAAATGAGACTACCCCAGCAAGAATAGCAAGAACAAGAAATTTTTTCATAGTTAACTCCGTCACAATTAATATTAAGCATTAAGGCTTTATCAACCTACTTTAACTAAAAAATAATACTTGAAAATAGATAGGGATTTAAAATAAAAATTCAACCACCAGTAAAAATTCTTTTAGAACCGAAACTTATTCGTATTTGGATAGCGCCAATCCTTGGCAAAGGCACTTCGTGACACTTTTGGACCTACTGCCGCTTGCCGTCGTTTGTATTCATTAATTTTTAACAAATGGGCTACTTTATGCACATCATCAGTATTAGCGTAAGCTTTAGCAATTATTTCCTCAGTTGATAATCTGTTTTCAACTAGATCAACCAATATCTTGTCCAAAATATCATATTCAGGTAAGGAATCCTGATCGCATTGATTATCACGAAGCTCTGCACTAGGCGCACGAGTAATAATTCGTTCAGGAATAACATAACCCTGCGTATTACGCCAGCGTGATAATTGATATACCTGAGTCTTTGTAATATCCTTGAGTAAAGCAAAACCACCAGCCATATCACCATACAAAGTCGCATAACCTGTTGTCATTTCAGATTTATTACCAGTCGTTACAACCAGATAACCAAATTTATTGGAAATTGCCATTAGAAGATTCCCACGAATCCTAGCCTGAAGGTTTTCTTCTGTTGTATCAGTAGCTAGACCTTCAAATATTGTTTCAAGGGAATTACAAAAACCATCAAATAAGGGCTTGATAGCTATTTCTTCATATCTTACCTTTAGAATATCTACCATTTCCCGCGAATCATCAACACTTATTCCCGCAGTATATTGAGATGGCATCATCACCGCCATTACCCGATCAGCTCCCAATGTATCAACCGCAATTGCCAAAGTTAATGCGGAGTCAATTCCACCAGATAACCCTAACACCACTCCTTTAAAACCATTTTTATTAATATAATCACCCAAAGCAAGCTTTAGACCATTATAAATTGCTGCCTCATTTTCTGGATACTGATTTATTTCAGCACTCTGAATATCACCATCAATAAAATTTAGGAAAGCTAAATTTTCAGCAAATGCGGTTTCTTGATAAACTACATTACCATTTTTATTCATGGCAAATGAAGCACCATCAAATATCAACTCATCCTGTCCGCCAACTTGATTAACATACACTAACGGAATTTGGTTTTCTTCAACTCGATATTTGGCAATCTGCAAACGTTCTTGATGTTTGCCAGTTTCAAAAGGAGATGCATTTGCAATTAGAACCAGTTCTGCTCCATTTTCTTTGGCTTCGGCGATGGGAACGCTATCCCACATATCTTCGCAAATCACTACCCCACACTTGACTTGATTAACTTCAAATACCAGCGGACTAACTCCAGGAGTAAAATAGCGACACTCATCAAAAACACCATAATTAGGCAATAACATTTTGTCATAACGTCCAATTATATTACCATCACGTATAACAAATAGGCTATTGAAGTTATCAGCACCAATCCGATATGGGCAACCAATAAGCATGGTTATCCCATCAATTTGAAGAATCCGCTCCAGCTGTTTATGGCAGCGCCGATAAAAACCCTCTCGTAAGAGCAGGTCTTCTGGTGGATAGCCACTAATGGCCAATTCAGGCGCAATAAAAACATCTGCTTTTTGCTCTATTGCCAGATTTATTTGATTAATTAGCTTATCTGTATTCCGAATCAAATCACCAACAATTGCGTTCATCTGATAAGAAGCTATTTTCAAAGTATCCATTTTATGCATATTCATCTTTCCATTATCTAACGTACCATACCTGGCAATGCCCATAAACCAGCTGCACGTAAAGTATCCCTAACAATTAGAGCTTTTTCTGTCTCATTTGGAGCCATGCCAGTTAAGTCTTCCTTATCTTCAGATACAATATTATCAATCACTTTAATATTTAGATTATTAATTGTCGATACCTCCTGAAATACTGCGGTGGCTCTCCGGATATGATTTGCTGAAGAGACTAAAATTATTCTATTTAGCTGTTTTTGTTGTAATATTTGCATGGTGTTAATTGCATTAGTTAGGGTATCAATTGATTTATCCTCGAGGATTATTCTATTCTGACTAATGCCATTTATTTTTAACCATTTTTGCATAGTATATGCCTCGGTAACCCCACCTTGTGCTACGCCGCCACTAATGATTATTGGAGCAGTAGGGTATGTTTTTGCAGCAGATAATCCAGCCTTTAGCCGCTCAATTAGTTTCTTATCCATGCTCCCATCTGGGTTAAGTGCATATCCCAAGATAACAATTGCTACTCCTGATTCATTTTGCGGGATTACTGGTAGTTTACGGTTAATTTTGAGACTGAAGCTACTTTCTGCAATTTTGATTGCTGATTGCATTTTATTGACATCAGGGTTATTTAATTGTGCTAATTTTTGAGCATAATAAGTGTATTCTGCACTCTCTCCCCAAGCAAGCGCATAGCCAGTTTCAAAAGTAAGTACTGCTAAGTCGGCTGGGGCTTTCTCTTCTATGCTTCGATAGGTGTTTTCCGCAGCATCAAGTTGTCCGGATAAAACCTGCAATGAGGCGATTGAGTAAAGGAAGTCAAGTCGCTCAGGGGCAATTTCATATGCCTTGTTAAAATAGCGAATTGCTTGATCAAGATTTCCTTTGACGGTTATTCCATTGTAAACCTGACTTTCAAATATTTTAAAATTTCCGCCTGCATTATAATCTGCAATTGCTTGTTGTTGCAGTGAAATAATTTGCTGGAGTTTATTGTAGTTTGCCGCCTCCGCTTTTACTATTATCAGGCAGAAAAATAGGAAGCAGATAATAAACCTTGATATTACTTTATCAATAAACATAAATATCCCTTGTTAAGACTAAGATTTAATTTTTTGATCAAGTAATTTACCAATAAATTGCCATTCTTTATCAGTTACTGGTGTAATTGACAGTCGATTACCTTTTTGCAATACTCGCATTTCCTCTAATTCTGGATAAGTTCGTAGTTCTTGTATCGAAATATATCTAGTTTTTTTGATAAATTTAACATCCACACACCACCATACAGCTTTATCTGTGGTAGATTTCGGTTCATAATAGTCACTATTTGGATCAAATTGCAGGCTATCTGGATGAGCATCAGAACAAATTTCGACTATTCCATAAATACCTGGTTCTTTACACGATGAATGCCAGAAAATTGCCAAATCTCCAATTTTCATCTGGTCGCGCATAAAGTTACGTGCTTGATAATTCCTGATTCCAAACCATTCTACTTTTTGCTCAGGCATATTTTGTAGATCATCAATACTAACTTCACCCGGCTCTGATTTCATTAACCAATACTGCATACTTATTCCCGAAAAATTTTGCTAACCTTGTTAATCAGAATTTTAACATTATCAATCATCTGCCTTACAATAAAATTAGCTTGTAATAAATATGATTTATATAGTAACGGTTTTATTTATTGAAAAATACCAATGATATATTGAAGTTTTGTGTTCTGTGCTTGCTAATTACTGGCGCAATACGCTAGCAGAGCATAGATTTCTAGCAATCTAGTTGACTTTGGAATAGTATTAATTACACCAACCGGTTAAAATGTTACATATAGCAGCTATTTGTAGGATTACAGCCTTGCTTCACCCAATCAATAAACAACATCAAAATTAACTGCTACATAGCTCCATAAGCTTTTATTTGTATCAATTTATTCGGTATGCCAGTGCCACTAACCTCTTGCCTAAATGTAGTGTCAGCTTTATCATATTCGATCGGAGTCAGTTTCATTGACTTTAACTCTAGACTTTTGGAAACCGTAGCTTGCTTCTGATATATACCATTTATTAACCAATTTTTACCAAGCCACAGGTTTGAAAAAGTTGAGGCACAATATTGAAAGTCAGCAATCAGTGGATTGTTGCTGGTAAATACTTTGTATAAGCCATCAAATCGGTTATCAATTTGACTATTTAAACTGATATATTTGTAATCGCAACCAATCAATATGCCATCTTGGTAAATATTAATCACTCCAAGTCCTTGTACATTACTCGCGGGATAAATTAAATATGGCCAGAAAACAGCATTAATTGGGTTTTTAGACTCTAGTACCAGATATTTGGCAGTATCACTATAAGCAGACTCTGGGTTTGCGATCTGGTTTGGAAGTAATGCGTAGTGAGTAAGCCTAGCTGGGAAATTACCAAAGCTGAAACCATAACTTTCCACATAGCTATCAAGGATAGGTGTCATAATTCTGCTGACATCAGGACGACAACGATCATTATTACAAATCTGTTTGCCACTTGTATCGGTCAATTTTTGCAATGAATCACGAATAAATCCAGCCACAAGAGTTGTTGTATGTGGAAATTGATTATACTTGCCTGAGCTTTCCTCCATATTGGCAATGACATCTTTCAGCATATAAAAATTAAGCTGATAGGCATAATAATTGAGCATTTTGGCTATTTGAGTCTTCATTCCAGGATCTTTGAGATAATATCCAGTTAGTAGATGTCCCAGATTACTGTTATTTGCCTGAGTTACCTGACCGGAATAGTTGCACTTCAGAGCGGGTTCAAAATCAAGGTTACGTATAAAACTTAATACGTCAGTGTAATTATTAAACACCTGTTCGGCAGCTAAGGAGTTAATTACCTTATCGCTGCAACTTGTTATATAAGAATCTACTGGCTGAATAACCTCCATCAAATCCTGAGCCTCCCACTCTTCATCCTTAACTGGCCAATCTCCAAGATTATAGCTGGCAGGACTAGCGATACCATAAATGGCAATACGTTTTGAATTCATATGTTCAACTTCGGTTAAGTATTGATAAAGATAATTAGCGTATAAATTACCTTGGCTATGTGGGATTAAAAGTACTGAATCCAGGCTTTTACTATAGTCATAATTGTTATTGGCATCTTTATTAATTAGTCGGATAAGGCTTTGTGCCACAGGTAGTGGTGGCGATACAATATTATGAAAACTCTGTCTAATCTGTTCACTGTTGCTGCCACCTATTTTATCAAGATAAGCTGCATATGAAGGCTGCAAAGTATTTTGTAGTTTAATATACTGTTTACTGTCTTTTGTATAATTTAATCCCACCAGTGCCATATACATTTTGGTATAGATCTCAAGGCTTATATTTTTTAATTCACCCTGATGCTGCTTTTGATAAAAAACATCCAGAACATTATTAAACAGGTTTAATGCCCATTTAATTGTGCCGGACTCAATGTCGGTACTTCTGGTTGGGTTATATACCACGTCCCATACAATGGCATTATTAACGTCTTTTACTTTGCTAGTATTTTTTAATGCTTTAATGTTATTTTTTGTATTATCTAGCGTAGTATCAACCCCATTAATATGTAATATATATAATTGGGGAACTTTATCAGCATAACCACCTGACATACAAAAACTAAAAACCAAACAAAGAATCACTTTATATAATGTTTTCATTTTAATACTCCTCATTTTGGCAACGTTCATCTTCAACACTCCCACCTAAACCAGTTCCTAATGGCTTCCAAGCAAAAGTAGTCTGTTCTAGATTTGAAATATATTTTTTTCTAATGAATTGATTTCTCATAAGATCCGAAATGGTGCTCCCAATCTTTAAAGAGTCTTGTATATCACCACTATTGTCGTAATAAGACATACATGTACTTGCCAAAGACCATTGCTTTAAGTGATTTAATCGTTGACTATCTGTAGTAGAATAAAATAATAAGTTTTCATAATATGCGGTTTTTATTGCAGCTTTAAGCATTTTTGGATTACTTTCTGGTACTATCTCAAGAATCGCTGCCAATATATCATTCCTTACCCCGTATGGATTATCAATTGGACCGATAAGCTCTGATATTGATTCAGATACGCGCAGTTTATCAATTACCGCTGTCTGGCTATTTGTCGGCACATTTTTTAGCTGTGGATAACGCTTCAACCACTCTATCGAAGATAGTAGTTCTGGTTCCTTGGCAATTCCTTCTGATTCAGAATTTTCTATTGTTGCAAGCTTAGCTTTAGGTACTTTTTTATTAATACTAATAGTCATTAATGCCAATGTGCTAATAATTAGAATTAAGATGATAATTTTTTTCATAACTTCCACTGGTAAAGATTAGATTGGGTTTTATCTTAAAATAGTATCAAATAAATATAATTTAAACTAGAGTAATTCTAAAATATAAATTAATATCGATTTAGCTCTTGCTTTTTAATTTTAAATATGATCTTACTCTTTTAAATGTAAGCATGCTACGATGTGCAACCTCCTGTAGAATTAACAAATCCTAATGATCAATTTTATTTGCTATGACTATATATGTCATCCAATTTCTTAAAATGTAATATACTATTTTTGTAGTGGATTAACAACAAAATATGATTTAATTTATCTGATATAGTGTACTTATTTTATAGCTATTCCGAAGTTAAAAACCATTTTAAGTTACAATTATTAGCTTAACCATATTTATTAGGAAAATTAGATGGCTTATATTGAATCTTCAGGAAAGCAGCCAAGTCTGTTTTCGGCAATTGCCATTGGCGTTGGTTGTATTGTCGGAAGTGGCTGGCTTTTTGCCAGTTATAAGGCAGCAAAGTTTGCTGGTCCAGTTGCCATCGGTTCGTGGATCATTGGTGCATTTCTTGCTCTTTTAATAGCACTATTACTTGCGGAAATTGCTACTTTTTATTCAAAAGAAACTGGGTTATTTGCACGCTTGCTTACTTTAACCCATAATAGTGATTACGGTTTTATAATTTCATCTTCAAACTGGTTTGCCACCATCATTACTATTCCGGCAGAAGCTGAAGCTTCTATTCAGTATCTGGCTCAAGCTTTTCCCTCGATGAGTGAGAATGTATTTAATAATAATCATTTTACGATGTTTGGTATTGCTTTAGTTTGCCTCCTAATGCTTATTTATGGCTTACTTAATTATTGGGGAATTAAGCTTCTAACGAAGGCTAATAATACCATTACGGTAATTAAGCTGACTGTTCCTGCCTTAACTGCGATCATTTTTATGGCAGCTGCATTTCACCCCGGTAACTTTAGCTCCTATAAAGGTACTATTGCACCATATGGTTATGACAAAATGTTTACGGCTGTTGTAACGTGTGGGATATTTTATTCGTTTTATGGCTTTAGCATGATCACTGTTTTTTCTAAGGAATTAAAAAACCCCCAGCGCAATATACCTCTTGCATTGGCTGGCTCAGTTATAATTTGCCTAGTTATTTATCTAATGCTACAGATATCTTTTATAGGAGCAGTAGTACCAGCAAGTATTATCAGTGGCTGGCATGTGCTTGACTTTAATTCTCCATTAGCCCAATTAGCAATTATACTAGGCATTAATTGGATTGCAATTATATTGTATGTTGATGCTGCAATTAGTCCATCAGGAACTGGTATTGTTTTTGTCGGGTCTAGTGCTCGGATTTTTACTGGAATGGCGGAAGACAGACAAATGCCTTCAGTATTTGCCAAAGAGCATCCTATTCATGGCATTTCACGCCTTTCTATTGCAGCAACTTTAATTTTCTGTATGATACTAGTGGTTTTCTTTGATAATTGGGACAAAATTATGATTGTTGTCTCTGTCTTTCAGTTAATTTCATGCTTGGCTGTTCCGATTGCTTTTTGTAAGCTTAGAAAGATGTATCCTGAAGAAGTCAGACCTTTTCGTATGCCTGGTGGAGTTGTGTGTAGCTATATCGCATATATTGCAGTAAGTTATTTGCTGGTACAGTGTGGACTTTTGCCTCTAGTATTGTCACTAGTTCTTCATGTTGTATTTTTTGTAATTTATTGTTCGGTTTATTATCGGGGATTTTCAAAATCTGTGATGGCGGCACTTTCATCATGGTCGATGTTTGCTTATATGGCGTTGTTGACAGTATTTGGCTACATGCAGGATCAGGGTATTTTAGAGCAGCAACCAGGTAATCTAGTTGGTTTTGTTATTCTAGTCAGTATTTTGTATTATTTTCTGATAAATCAGAAAAGCTATCAAAATTAAGTAAGGCGGGTTAATACCGCCTTACTTAATTTGCATCTATTGTTTAATATTTGCATTTATCTGTTGAAGAAATCTTTCGTCTATCATGCCACTTAAATACTGTAGTTGAACTTCAGATAACAGATATTTATACCTGGATTGTTGATATTCCTTGAATGTTTGAAAGTAGTCTTTTTGTGCGTTAACTAGATTCACACTGTTCCGAATACCAACTTGATAGCCAAGTTTATCTGAGTCAACTTTGGTTTTTGCGGATTTTAAGGCTGCTTTTTGCGCCTGCACAAAGCTTACCCCATTTGCGACGTTCCAGTATGCATTCCGAATATTCTGATCTGTTTGACGCTGAACGCTGGTTAATTGTTCCTGCGATGATTCAAATATTGCCGCAGCTTGTCTAGTTTTTGCGTTTACTTCACCACCTGAATAAATTGGTACACTTAACTGTAAGCCAACGTAGCCAACAGTATAGCTCGAAATAGGGCTTCCGGCAACATTTATTATTGATTGCAATTGATTGCTGGTTGCATTTGTATTATCTATAGAACCAGTATCTTGATACATGTATTGTGCTAGAAGATTTATTGTTGGCAAGTGACCTGATCTGGCAATACTAATATCCTGTTTTGCCATGACTAGTTGTTTATTGGCTATTTTTACGTTTAAATTGCCACTTTCTGCCATTTGTGCCCAGAGGTTTGAATCTTGTGGAACTGGTAATTTCAGCTCAATATCAGTTTGCAATGGTTGAATCAAATCTGGGTTAAGCCCGGTGAGATTGCGAAAAATATTTTTCTTGTAAATTAAATTGTTTTCATCCTGAAGCTCCTGTGCCATAGAGGCATCATATGCTGCTTGAGCATCATTAACATCAACCACAGGTACGGTGCCAACCTGAAATGCTTCTTTTGCTTGAATTAATTGTTGCTCTAATGCTTTTGCCGTCATCTGAGTCGCTAATAAAACATCTTCTGCATAA belongs to Aquella oligotrophica and includes:
- a CDS encoding APC family permease codes for the protein MAYIESSGKQPSLFSAIAIGVGCIVGSGWLFASYKAAKFAGPVAIGSWIIGAFLALLIALLLAEIATFYSKETGLFARLLTLTHNSDYGFIISSSNWFATIITIPAEAEASIQYLAQAFPSMSENVFNNNHFTMFGIALVCLLMLIYGLLNYWGIKLLTKANNTITVIKLTVPALTAIIFMAAAFHPGNFSSYKGTIAPYGYDKMFTAVVTCGIFYSFYGFSMITVFSKELKNPQRNIPLALAGSVIICLVIYLMLQISFIGAVVPASIISGWHVLDFNSPLAQLAIILGINWIAIILYVDAAISPSGTGIVFVGSSARIFTGMAEDRQMPSVFAKEHPIHGISRLSIAATLIFCMILVVFFDNWDKIMIVVSVFQLISCLAVPIAFCKLRKMYPEEVRPFRMPGGVVCSYIAYIAVSYLLVQCGLLPLVLSLVLHVVFFVIYCSVYYRGFSKSVMAALSSWSMFAYMALLTVFGYMQDQGILEQQPGNLVGFVILVSILYYFLINQKSYQN
- a CDS encoding EVE domain-containing protein codes for the protein MQYWLMKSEPGEVSIDDLQNMPEQKVEWFGIRNYQARNFMRDQMKIGDLAIFWHSSCKEPGIYGIVEICSDAHPDSLQFDPNSDYYEPKSTTDKAVWWCVDVKFIKKTRYISIQELRTYPELEEMRVLQKGNRLSITPVTDKEWQFIGKLLDQKIKS
- a CDS encoding TolC family outer membrane protein is translated as MKKKLLLSILYFSPIFTTYAVDLFEAYQKALVFNADYLKAVATNDAGQENPNISRAAILPQVNANVTLSENYVSGAGMYAFYHQPIYGAQLNQVVFDFSKFSTYTRSKFSAQLSTLQLENARQQLMVDVAQAYFDVLYAEDVLLATQMTAKALEQQLIQAKEAFQVGTVPVVDVNDAQAAYDASMAQELQDENNLIYKKNIFRNLTGLNPDLIQPLQTDIELKLPVPQDSNLWAQMAESGNLNVKIANKQLVMAKQDISIARSGHLPTINLLAQYMYQDTGSIDNTNATSNQLQSIINVAGSPISSYTVGYVGLQLSVPIYSGGEVNAKTRQAAAIFESSQEQLTSVQRQTDQNIRNAYWNVANGVSFVQAQKAALKSAKTKVDSDKLGYQVGIRNSVNLVNAQKDYFQTFKEYQQSRYKYLLSEVQLQYLSGMIDERFLQQINANIKQ